A stretch of the Desulfobacter sp. genome encodes the following:
- a CDS encoding ketoacyl-ACP synthase III — protein MRKSIIKGTGMFVPPHVVTNQDLTQFMDTSDEWIKQRTGIHQRHWITEEDPCGASDLGTKAAEKALAAAGWTAQDLDFIIFATLSPDIMFPGGGCLVARNLGLDSTPALDIRQQCTGFLYGFATADAYIKSGLASKVLLIGAEVHSSGIDKSTRGRDVTVIFGDGAGAVCIEADDTHEKVGLIASALHADGNLADSLMTELPASNLFKRMPDDVPMDDPRYFPVMDGPVIFKKAVRMLPKVTHEVLAKADMKLEDIDLVIPHQANKRINQAFGQFLKLPEDKIFHNIHKYGNTTAASIPIALHEAIEEGRTGQPGSTVLFAGLGAGITWGASLYTFV, from the coding sequence ATGAGAAAATCAATAATCAAAGGCACTGGCATGTTTGTTCCGCCCCATGTCGTTACCAATCAGGACCTTACCCAGTTCATGGATACCTCTGATGAATGGATAAAACAAAGGACCGGTATTCACCAGCGGCATTGGATCACTGAAGAAGACCCCTGCGGTGCCTCTGACCTTGGCACCAAAGCGGCAGAAAAAGCGCTGGCGGCTGCCGGATGGACCGCCCAGGATCTTGATTTTATCATTTTTGCCACCCTGAGCCCGGATATCATGTTTCCCGGCGGAGGCTGCCTGGTTGCCAGGAATCTTGGGCTTGATTCCACTCCGGCCCTGGATATTCGCCAGCAGTGCACAGGGTTTCTTTACGGATTTGCCACAGCAGATGCCTATATCAAGTCGGGTCTTGCCTCCAAGGTGCTGTTGATCGGTGCGGAAGTGCATTCTTCGGGCATTGATAAATCCACCCGGGGCAGGGATGTGACGGTTATTTTTGGTGACGGAGCCGGAGCTGTCTGTATTGAGGCCGATGATACCCATGAGAAGGTCGGGCTGATTGCATCCGCCCTTCATGCGGATGGAAATCTTGCCGATTCTCTCATGACTGAACTGCCGGCATCCAATTTATTCAAGCGGATGCCCGATGATGTGCCCATGGATGATCCCAGGTATTTTCCGGTGATGGACGGCCCTGTTATTTTTAAAAAAGCGGTGCGAATGCTGCCCAAGGTCACCCACGAGGTGCTGGCCAAGGCGGATATGAAACTTGAAGATATTGATCTTGTGATTCCCCACCAGGCCAACAAGCGCATTAACCAGGCCTTTGGTCAATTTTTGAAGTTGCCCGAAGACAAGATCTTTCACAATATTCATAAATATGGGAACACCACGGCCGCCAGTATTCCCATTGCCTTGCACGAGGCCATAGAAGAGGGCAGAACCGGCCAGCCCGGAAGTACGGTTTTGTTTGCAGGACTTGGTGCCGGTATTACCTGGGGGGCGTCGCTCTACACCTTTGTTTAA
- a CDS encoding calcium/sodium antiporter: MAINILILLTGLALLYFGSSVLVEGSASTAIMFSVRPVIIGLTIVSLATSAPELLVSLVAAVKGSEGISLGNILGSNVINIALVLGASAMIKPVAIKQQVISIEIPYMVLISFVFWLLCLDDNINRTDGFILITLLIIFLGYGLYTASDKSQDRTRENKKDPVKILKNIAFILVGILMLAFGANLVVKEAIEMAEQIGLSQTFIGISVVALGTSLPELATSVVAAARGESDISVGNVVGSNLFNICLVMGVVGLFNPMQVEPSLHGFEFPFMIFICLTLWAMAYFFHGVGKKGGILLIALFLVYLGVSYLK, from the coding sequence TTGGCAATAAATATACTTATCCTTTTGACAGGCCTTGCCCTGCTCTACTTTGGATCTTCCGTTCTGGTTGAGGGATCAGCCTCCACCGCTATCATGTTTTCAGTCCGTCCGGTCATCATCGGCCTGACCATTGTCTCCCTTGCCACATCCGCCCCAGAACTCCTGGTCAGCCTTGTTGCCGCCGTAAAAGGATCTGAAGGGATCTCACTGGGCAACATTCTTGGCAGCAATGTGATCAATATTGCACTGGTGCTGGGAGCTTCGGCAATGATTAAACCTGTGGCCATTAAACAACAGGTGATCTCCATTGAAATCCCCTATATGGTTTTAATCTCATTTGTTTTCTGGCTCTTATGTCTGGACGATAATATCAACAGAACAGACGGCTTTATCCTGATTACCTTGCTCATCATTTTTCTCGGGTATGGGCTGTATACGGCCAGCGACAAATCCCAGGACCGGACAAGGGAAAACAAAAAAGACCCGGTGAAAATTTTAAAAAACATCGCCTTTATTCTGGTCGGCATACTCATGCTGGCCTTTGGTGCCAATCTTGTGGTCAAAGAGGCCATTGAAATGGCCGAACAGATCGGGCTTTCCCAGACCTTTATTGGAATATCCGTTGTGGCCCTGGGCACCTCTTTGCCGGAACTTGCCACTTCGGTTGTGGCTGCGGCAAGGGGAGAAAGTGATATTTCAGTGGGCAATGTCGTTGGCTCCAACCTATTTAATATCTGCCTGGTCATGGGGGTGGTGGGACTGTTTAACCCCATGCAGGTGGAGCCCTCTTTGCACGGATTTGAGTTCCCCTTCATGATTTTTATCTGTCTTACGCTCTGGGCGATGGCCTATTTTTTCCACGGGGTGGGAAAAAAGGGAGGCATTTTGCTTATCGCCTTATTCTTAGTGTATCTTGGGGTTTCTTACTTAAAATAA
- a CDS encoding response regulator: MSDPKRLLIVDDNKDILSTFYEFFNSLGYEVKTAVDGFAALKILRDKPKFFDCLITDLVMPNISGVGLISIVKKEFFDLKIIAMTGYGDKPGAMASEAEADLVLFKPIDLFKIEEKVSELLELTH, from the coding sequence ATGAGCGATCCTAAACGACTTTTAATCGTTGATGACAATAAAGACATATTGTCCACCTTTTATGAATTTTTCAATTCATTGGGATATGAAGTTAAAACAGCTGTTGACGGATTTGCCGCTTTGAAAATTTTAAGGGATAAGCCCAAATTCTTTGACTGTTTGATTACCGACCTTGTCATGCCCAATATCAGCGGAGTCGGTTTAATTTCAATCGTTAAAAAAGAATTTTTTGATCTCAAAATCATCGCAATGACAGGATATGGAGATAAACCCGGGGCCATGGCATCAGAGGCCGAAGCAGACCTTGTTCTTTTCAAACCCATTGACCTGTTCAAAATTGAAGAAAAGGTATCAGAACTCCTTGAATTAACCCATTAA
- a CDS encoding sigma-54-dependent Fis family transcriptional regulator translates to MSTTPLIGVSKSMLKIKELINHVANTCLNVLITGETGVGKEVVAQSLYAESPRAKNNFVKINCAALPETLLESELYGYEKGAFTGAHKKRSGKFLTADKGVLFLDEIGDMPLSLQSKMLHVLQSGEFSPLGSDEDFKTDVWVIAATNHNLEKSIQNKTFREDLFYRLNIIKIDIPPLRDRQDDIPALVEYYFRMYRAQYPSSQGSKPDPQTLSRLCSYPWPGNVRQLQNCIKKQMVLNSWEKTLDELPWDPPAKKAEDNLSLSDPGHLRFNNHENNNRLKIISEFVDLSTSSEKLFEDISLKKIKKLASDKVEKEVISFVLEKVGWNRSRAAKILKVSYKTLLYKMTEFEVRPPVK, encoded by the coding sequence ATGAGTACAACACCTTTGATCGGCGTCAGTAAATCCATGTTAAAAATCAAGGAATTGATCAACCATGTGGCCAATACCTGCCTGAATGTTTTGATTACAGGCGAGACAGGTGTGGGTAAAGAGGTGGTGGCCCAAAGCCTGTATGCAGAATCCCCCAGAGCTAAAAACAATTTTGTGAAAATAAATTGTGCCGCACTGCCTGAGACCCTTTTGGAATCAGAACTTTACGGATATGAAAAAGGGGCATTTACCGGCGCCCACAAAAAAAGATCTGGCAAATTTCTCACTGCGGATAAAGGAGTGCTTTTTCTGGACGAAATCGGAGATATGCCCCTGTCCCTTCAATCTAAGATGCTCCACGTGCTTCAAAGCGGTGAATTTTCTCCCCTTGGATCAGATGAGGATTTTAAAACAGATGTGTGGGTGATTGCCGCAACCAACCATAATCTGGAAAAAAGCATTCAAAATAAAACCTTTAGAGAAGATCTTTTTTATCGGCTCAATATTATTAAAATAGATATTCCTCCCTTAAGGGATCGCCAGGATGACATCCCGGCCCTGGTTGAATATTATTTCAGAATGTACCGGGCCCAATATCCAAGCAGTCAGGGCAGTAAACCCGACCCCCAGACCCTGTCACGGCTGTGCAGCTATCCATGGCCCGGCAACGTCCGCCAGCTCCAAAATTGTATTAAAAAGCAGATGGTCCTCAACTCCTGGGAAAAGACCCTTGACGAGCTTCCCTGGGACCCCCCGGCTAAAAAGGCTGAAGATAATTTATCCTTGTCTGATCCAGGCCATCTCAGGTTTAACAACCATGAAAATAACAACAGGTTAAAAATCATCTCTGAATTTGTAGACCTGTCCACCAGCTCCGAAAAATTATTTGAAGACATTTCCCTTAAAAAGATTAAAAAACTGGCCTCTGACAAGGTTGAAAAAGAAGTCATTTCCTTTGTGCTTGAAAAAGTCGGGTGGAATCGCTCTAGGGCTGCAAAAATTCTCAAAGTCAGCTATAAAACCTTGTTGTATAAAATGACGGAGTTTGAGGTCAGACCCCCAGTCAAATAA
- a CDS encoding ABC transporter substrate-binding protein — MRKIALLTVFAICLAMILTPTAFSARKTIIKIGINAPLTGDIPKVGEGSKYAAMLWLEDIEKAGGLEVGGKKYEVELVIEDNESKAESAVKANTKMITQDDVLAIVGPQSSKQAVPSGEVANKYNTVMISPWSTNENTTLDRPYVFRGCFLDPFQGPVVANFITDEFAFTKAAVLYDVANDYSKGLAEVFKAAWEKKHGAGSVVAYESFTTKDTDFSSQLTTIVKSGAQVLFSPQYYNEVPLIVKQAKNLGWKGPIVGSDSWGSAELVSLCGKDCNGLFFSSHYAAAGAKGATKAFIDRYEKTYGYIPDDVAALTWDALKLAEQAIQNTGKITGKVAKDRTAVRDALAQIKDFAGITGNMTFTQEGDPIKCAVIVKINDEGQFEFYKSSCP, encoded by the coding sequence ATGCGGAAAATTGCCTTACTCACGGTGTTCGCCATTTGCTTGGCCATGATCCTAACCCCAACGGCATTCAGTGCCAGAAAAACCATTATTAAAATCGGTATCAATGCCCCGTTGACCGGGGATATCCCCAAGGTGGGCGAAGGCAGCAAATATGCGGCCATGCTTTGGCTTGAGGACATTGAAAAAGCCGGTGGCCTTGAAGTTGGCGGGAAAAAGTACGAGGTAGAGCTGGTTATTGAAGACAATGAATCCAAGGCAGAATCCGCAGTAAAAGCCAACACCAAAATGATCACCCAGGATGATGTTCTTGCCATTGTCGGTCCCCAGTCCTCCAAACAGGCCGTGCCCTCAGGAGAAGTGGCCAACAAATATAATACGGTCATGATCTCCCCCTGGTCCACCAATGAAAATACCACTCTTGACAGACCCTATGTTTTCCGTGGTTGCTTCCTTGATCCTTTCCAGGGTCCTGTTGTGGCCAATTTTATCACAGACGAATTTGCGTTTACCAAAGCTGCGGTTCTCTATGATGTGGCAAATGACTATTCAAAAGGTCTTGCAGAAGTCTTCAAAGCTGCCTGGGAAAAAAAACACGGGGCCGGCTCTGTTGTGGCCTATGAAAGTTTTACCACAAAAGACACAGACTTTTCCTCCCAGCTGACCACCATAGTTAAATCAGGTGCCCAGGTTTTGTTTTCCCCCCAATATTACAATGAGGTCCCCTTGATTGTAAAACAAGCCAAAAACTTAGGCTGGAAAGGCCCCATAGTCGGATCTGATTCCTGGGGATCTGCTGAGCTGGTCAGCCTTTGCGGTAAAGACTGCAACGGTCTTTTCTTTTCCTCCCATTATGCGGCAGCCGGTGCAAAAGGCGCAACCAAAGCCTTTATTGACCGGTATGAAAAAACCTACGGCTATATCCCTGACGATGTGGCCGCCCTGACCTGGGATGCGCTTAAACTTGCCGAGCAGGCCATCCAGAATACCGGCAAAATTACAGGCAAAGTGGCCAAGGACCGTACCGCTGTGAGGGATGCTTTGGCCCAGATCAAAGATTTTGCAGGCATCACCGGAAACATGACCTTTACCCAGGAAGGTGACCCCATCAAATGTGCCGTTATTGTTAAGATCAACGATGAAGGCCAATTTGAATTCTACAAATCCAGTTGCCCATAA
- a CDS encoding branched-chain amino acid ABC transporter permease, translated as MESLTEYVPYIIQNLINAAQRGSFYAVISIGYSMVYGVLMLFNFAHGDIFMVGTYIGFGIATLFLAVFAGLLPGPLIFIATVVVTMFLASWIGVFVEVTGYRPLRQAPRASAAITGLMIGIIFETGILILLGAKRLSFPPLMESVTYNVGGVYFTNVKVMIIIISLLLMLALHGFIQKTKWGMAMRAMSYDFLAVPLMGVSINIIAPLTFAVGAGLASVAGILYGQAYPILDPYMGVIIGWKAFVAAILGGRGSIKGAALAGYLLGFIEIFVATIFPSTLRDLIAYSIILVILTFRPRGFFGMEHSTKLRL; from the coding sequence ATGGAATCCTTGACTGAATATGTACCATATATCATACAAAACCTGATCAATGCCGCCCAGAGAGGCAGTTTCTATGCGGTGATTTCCATCGGGTATTCCATGGTATACGGTGTACTTATGCTTTTTAACTTTGCCCACGGTGATATTTTCATGGTGGGTACCTATATCGGGTTTGGCATTGCCACCCTTTTTCTTGCCGTTTTTGCAGGTTTGTTACCAGGTCCTCTGATCTTTATCGCCACGGTTGTGGTGACCATGTTTTTGGCTTCATGGATCGGGGTCTTTGTCGAAGTTACAGGATACCGTCCCCTTCGCCAGGCCCCAAGGGCATCGGCTGCGATCACAGGGCTTATGATCGGTATTATATTTGAAACCGGTATTCTCATCCTGCTCGGGGCCAAACGCTTAAGCTTTCCACCGCTTATGGAATCGGTCACCTATAATGTTGGCGGGGTCTATTTTACCAATGTAAAGGTGATGATCATTATTATCTCTTTGCTACTCATGCTGGCCCTGCACGGATTTATCCAAAAGACCAAATGGGGGATGGCCATGCGGGCCATGTCCTATGATTTTCTTGCCGTCCCCCTCATGGGGGTTTCCATTAATATTATCGCCCCTCTCACCTTTGCCGTGGGCGCAGGACTGGCATCGGTGGCCGGCATTCTTTACGGCCAGGCCTATCCCATCCTTGACCCCTATATGGGCGTCATCATTGGGTGGAAAGCCTTTGTTGCCGCAATCCTCGGAGGAAGAGGCTCCATCAAGGGCGCGGCCCTTGCAGGCTATCTTCTCGGGTTTATAGAAATATTTGTTGCCACGATTTTCCCGTCTACCTTGAGGGATCTGATTGCCTATTCCATTATTCTGGTGATCTTAACCTTCAGGCCCAGAGGATTTTTCGGAATGGAACACAGTACAAAACTGCGATTATAA
- a CDS encoding branched-chain amino acid ABC transporter permease produces the protein MELARKFKSLFSTVPMLGWMLGTLVAVLIEYYWGYDYISYYLGLPKIPVLFGTLIMLKEPLMIPGALGYDLIVYIIPILTVAKLTTGLTNPLAAVMEKLPLALSVLIHLVLFYGVLQLWAGINDYRVLVIKLTMISIILTVSINVINGYQGEFSCSHPGFMAIGAYVSSTLTLILFANDKIFGAALLPPSLGPWLFPIALIAGGAAAALGSLAVAIPSFRTRGDYLAIISLAFMFIVKSAVENLHVIGGARGMGGQPDFAPLHVIFIWTMLCIWIIHNFVTSIVGKALNTVRDDEAASESMTIKTRKTKMTAFMFGAFWAGIAGGLFAHVLAYINPGMFSINRLAEILAMVYFGGLNSIVGSIVGAVSINILGEALRPLELFKWIIIPLILIFVMIFRPYGLISFKEINAKRLLKARHKRTPGSDHVSSEKELGA, from the coding sequence ATGGAACTTGCAAGAAAATTTAAATCTTTGTTTTCAACCGTGCCCATGCTGGGATGGATGTTGGGAACACTAGTGGCAGTGCTCATTGAGTATTACTGGGGATATGATTATATTTCATATTACCTGGGACTGCCAAAGATTCCCGTGCTTTTCGGCACCCTGATCATGCTCAAGGAGCCCTTAATGATTCCAGGGGCCCTTGGGTATGATCTTATTGTATATATCATCCCCATCCTGACCGTTGCCAAACTGACCACAGGCCTGACCAACCCCCTTGCTGCTGTGATGGAAAAACTGCCCCTGGCCCTTTCCGTACTCATTCACCTGGTGCTCTTTTACGGTGTTCTTCAGCTCTGGGCCGGAATCAACGATTACAGGGTTCTGGTCATTAAACTGACCATGATTTCCATCATTCTCACGGTGAGCATCAATGTGATCAACGGTTACCAGGGAGAGTTCTCATGCTCCCATCCCGGATTCATGGCCATTGGCGCCTATGTATCCTCCACCCTCACTTTGATTTTATTTGCCAATGACAAAATATTCGGGGCCGCGCTTTTACCGCCGTCTCTTGGGCCCTGGCTTTTTCCCATTGCCCTGATTGCCGGAGGTGCAGCCGCAGCTTTAGGATCATTGGCCGTTGCCATCCCGTCTTTTCGAACCCGGGGGGATTATCTGGCCATCATCTCTTTAGCCTTTATGTTCATTGTCAAATCCGCCGTGGAAAATCTTCATGTGATCGGCGGTGCCAGGGGCATGGGCGGCCAGCCTGATTTTGCCCCTCTCCATGTCATTTTTATCTGGACCATGCTCTGTATCTGGATCATTCACAACTTTGTCACCTCCATTGTGGGCAAAGCCCTGAACACGGTAAGGGATGATGAGGCCGCCTCGGAATCCATGACCATTAAAACCCGTAAGACCAAAATGACCGCCTTTATGTTCGGCGCCTTCTGGGCAGGGATTGCCGGCGGACTCTTTGCCCATGTCCTGGCCTATATCAATCCCGGGATGTTCAGCATTAACCGGCTTGCTGAAATTCTGGCCATGGTCTATTTCGGAGGCCTGAACTCCATTGTCGGGTCCATTGTGGGCGCTGTATCCATCAATATCCTGGGCGAAGCCCTTCGTCCCCTGGAATTGTTCAAATGGATCATCATCCCCTTGATTTTGATATTTGTTATGATTTTCAGGCCCTACGGGCTGATCTCTTTCAAGGAAATCAACGCCAAACGTTTATTAAAGGCCAGACATAAAAGAACCCCGGGTTCTGATCATGTCTCTTCAGAAAAAGAATTAGGAGCGTAA
- a CDS encoding ABC transporter ATP-binding protein, which produces MTSLLRVENMTHYFGGLRAVHNYNLNIAPQQITGLIGPNGAGKTTIFNLITGVHTPTQGQITLENQNIVGLETNEIAARGLGRTFQNLALWRHMNVLDHIKMAHYSQLNYGLFDSFFNTPACRREEARVEENAYRLLELFDIKQHATQMVTNLPYGAQRRVEMARAMATNPKVLFLDEPTAGMTPDELVQMIKIIRQVHEDFKVAIFLIEHRMKFVMELCHYIQTLVFGEVIAQGVPEEIQNNPEVIEAYLGKEDLT; this is translated from the coding sequence ATGACATCATTGCTCAGGGTCGAAAACATGACCCATTATTTCGGCGGGTTGCGGGCCGTTCATAATTACAACCTGAACATTGCCCCCCAGCAGATCACAGGGCTTATCGGGCCCAATGGTGCCGGAAAAACCACCATATTTAACCTGATCACAGGGGTTCACACCCCTACCCAGGGTCAAATCACCCTGGAAAACCAGAATATTGTCGGGCTTGAAACCAATGAAATTGCAGCCAGGGGATTGGGAAGAACCTTTCAAAACCTTGCCTTATGGCGGCATATGAACGTATTGGACCATATTAAAATGGCCCATTATTCCCAGCTCAACTACGGGTTGTTTGACTCCTTTTTCAACACCCCTGCCTGCAGAAGAGAAGAGGCAAGGGTTGAAGAAAATGCATACCGGCTTCTGGAACTATTTGACATCAAACAGCATGCCACCCAGATGGTGACCAACCTGCCCTACGGTGCACAGCGGAGGGTGGAGATGGCCCGTGCCATGGCCACCAACCCCAAGGTGCTCTTTCTGGACGAACCCACAGCCGGCATGACCCCGGACGAACTGGTGCAGATGATTAAGATTATCCGCCAGGTCCATGAGGATTTCAAGGTGGCCATTTTTCTCATTGAACATAGAATGAAATTTGTCATGGAACTTTGCCATTATATCCAGACCCTGGTCTTTGGCGAAGTCATTGCCCAAGGCGTGCCCGAGGAAATACAGAACAATCCCGAGGTGATCGAAGCCTATCTGGGTAAGGAGGATCTGACCTGA
- a CDS encoding ABC transporter ATP-binding protein, which translates to MQLKIENLKVSYGNIKALHGINFTVDAGEILTIIGANGAGKSTTLRAISRMVPAETGSVMEFEGKNILKYSTDKVVTNLGISHVPEGRRIFGNLTVTENLTLACFARKDKEQITKDLKWVFDLFTRLEERRDQLAGTLSGGEQQMLAVGRAYMSGRKIMLLDEPSMGLAPLLMLDMFDALKEINKLGTTILLVEQNARLALKFAQRGYVIENGTLVLEGPADELLDNPDVKKAYLGA; encoded by the coding sequence ATGCAGCTGAAAATAGAAAACCTGAAAGTCTCTTATGGCAATATCAAGGCCCTGCACGGCATCAACTTTACCGTGGATGCCGGTGAAATTCTCACCATCATCGGTGCCAACGGAGCCGGTAAAAGTACGACCCTCAGGGCCATTTCAAGGATGGTACCGGCAGAAACCGGGTCTGTGATGGAGTTTGAAGGAAAAAATATCCTCAAATACAGCACAGACAAGGTGGTCACAAACCTGGGGATTTCACATGTGCCCGAAGGCCGCAGGATCTTTGGAAACCTGACAGTGACCGAAAACCTGACCCTGGCCTGCTTTGCCAGAAAAGACAAGGAACAGATCACCAAAGACCTTAAGTGGGTATTTGATTTGTTCACCCGGCTTGAAGAAAGAAGAGACCAGCTGGCCGGCACCCTTTCCGGCGGAGAGCAGCAGATGCTGGCCGTTGGACGGGCCTATATGTCGGGCCGTAAAATCATGCTCTTGGACGAACCCTCCATGGGGCTTGCCCCTTTGCTCATGCTGGACATGTTTGATGCCCTAAAGGAGATCAACAAACTGGGGACCACGATTTTGCTGGTAGAGCAGAATGCCCGCCTTGCCCTGAAGTTTGCCCAAAGAGGATATGTCATTGAAAACGGGACGTTGGTACTCGAGGGACCGGCCGACGAACTGCTTGACAATCCAGATGTTAAAAAAGCCTATTTAGGGGCTTAA
- a CDS encoding pyridoxal phosphate-dependent aminotransferase, protein MEKKIDFNQVIDRSGTGSMKWEPWVLNSRFGNKKEGLLPLWVADMDFLSPQVVCDALESRLGHQIYGYTVQDPGAHTALINWFKTRHNWEIDPGWILNTPGIVPATHYLIQQFTHPGDQVLIQTPVYYPFASAIKKNGRRVVENSLVIKAGHYEMDFEDLEIKTSDPRLKMAILCSPHNPVGRVWTRDELGRFGDICIKNNVLIMPGYRHTSFQSISKWFSDHSIAANAVSKTFNLAGLGYSSLIIPNLRLRDEMGIYFENLGFHSTGSSSLFGAIAARAAYEGGQPWLESLILYLHENYAYLKDQVETRLPGVKIFELEATYLPWIDFRALGLSHEKIVQIMEEKAGLALDHGDWFGQNGAGFERMNIACPRAILEKACNRLVSAFFPYL, encoded by the coding sequence ATGGAAAAAAAGATCGATTTTAACCAGGTTATTGACAGAAGCGGCACAGGGTCTATGAAATGGGAGCCTTGGGTTTTAAACTCCCGGTTTGGCAACAAAAAAGAGGGGTTGCTGCCGCTCTGGGTGGCGGACATGGATTTTTTATCTCCCCAAGTGGTGTGTGATGCTTTGGAGTCCAGGCTTGGCCACCAAATTTACGGGTATACCGTACAGGACCCCGGGGCTCACACCGCCTTGATCAACTGGTTTAAGACCCGGCACAACTGGGAGATTGATCCTGGATGGATACTAAATACACCAGGCATTGTACCGGCCACCCATTATCTGATTCAGCAGTTTACACACCCAGGAGACCAGGTTCTCATCCAGACACCGGTATATTATCCTTTTGCATCTGCCATCAAAAAGAACGGCCGGAGGGTGGTTGAAAATTCCCTGGTGATTAAGGCGGGACATTATGAGATGGATTTTGAAGATCTGGAGATCAAAACCTCTGACCCACGATTGAAAATGGCCATTCTCTGTTCTCCCCATAATCCTGTGGGCCGGGTCTGGACCCGGGATGAGCTTGGACGATTCGGAGATATCTGTATTAAAAATAATGTATTGATCATGCCCGGATATAGGCATACCAGTTTTCAATCCATATCCAAATGGTTTTCCGATCATTCCATTGCCGCCAACGCCGTTTCCAAAACATTCAATCTGGCCGGCCTTGGCTATTCAAGTTTGATCATTCCAAATCTTAGGCTAAGGGATGAAATGGGCATTTATTTTGAGAATTTGGGATTTCATTCAACCGGAAGCTCAAGCCTTTTTGGGGCCATTGCAGCCAGGGCGGCCTATGAGGGCGGGCAACCCTGGCTTGAGTCGTTGATTTTGTATCTCCATGAAAATTATGCTTATCTCAAAGATCAGGTCGAAACCCGGCTGCCCGGTGTAAAAATATTTGAACTTGAGGCCACCTACCTGCCCTGGATTGATTTTAGAGCCCTGGGGCTCTCCCATGAAAAGATCGTCCAGATTATGGAAGAAAAGGCAGGTCTTGCACTGGATCACGGAGACTGGTTTGGTCAGAACGGTGCCGGGTTTGAGCGGATGAATATTGCCTGTCCCAGAGCCATTCTGGAAAAGGCCTGCAATCGGCTTGTTTCAGCCTTTTTTCCTTATCTATAG
- the tsaA gene encoding tRNA (N6-threonylcarbamoyladenosine(37)-N6)-methyltransferase TrmO, whose protein sequence is MDAQLSYVGIIKSPLKHLKNCPKQGSEDGVHARIEIFEPYRECLKGITPGSKLIILTWLHKSDRNCLCVHPRANPGNPLTGVFLTRSPNRPNPIGLHEVNVLESDSQHLIVTPLEVLDNTPVVDIKVQWPSNP, encoded by the coding sequence ATGGACGCCCAACTCTCCTATGTCGGTATCATAAAATCCCCATTAAAGCATCTTAAAAACTGCCCCAAACAAGGATCTGAAGATGGGGTTCATGCCAGGATTGAGATATTTGAACCCTATCGGGAATGCCTTAAGGGAATAACGCCCGGTTCAAAACTTATCATTTTAACCTGGCTTCATAAATCTGACCGAAACTGCCTTTGTGTCCATCCCAGGGCCAACCCGGGCAATCCATTGACCGGGGTCTTTTTAACCCGTTCCCCCAACCGGCCTAACCCCATCGGACTTCATGAGGTAAATGTTCTTGAATCAGACAGCCAACACCTGATTGTCACCCCCCTTGAAGTCCTGGACAATACACCGGTGGTGGACATTAAAGTTCAATGGCCGTCAAACCCATAG
- a CDS encoding Lrp/AsnC family transcriptional regulator, with product MKIDKTNIDIIRELKQGKKSFKRIADKLAITENTVRSRVNKLQDEGVLEICGLVDPATLPGHRTVIIGIKLSQMNLVEKGKEISKLKGVISVSVVTGRYDLVVLVLFKKGFGLLEFYTEEISKVAGVNSVETFVVYKSYNLKVPYIF from the coding sequence ATGAAGATCGATAAGACCAACATTGATATCATCAGAGAGTTAAAACAAGGAAAAAAATCCTTTAAAAGAATAGCGGATAAACTGGCCATTACAGAAAATACGGTAAGGTCCAGAGTAAATAAACTTCAGGATGAAGGGGTACTTGAAATTTGCGGTCTGGTAGATCCTGCAACCCTTCCGGGTCACAGGACAGTCATCATCGGAATCAAACTATCCCAGATGAATCTTGTGGAAAAAGGCAAAGAAATCAGCAAGCTAAAAGGGGTGATCTCGGTATCTGTTGTCACCGGCCGGTACGACCTGGTTGTGCTAGTTTTATTTAAAAAAGGGTTTGGGCTGCTGGAATTTTATACCGAAGAAATTTCCAAGGTTGCCGGCGTCAACTCGGTTGAGACCTTTGTTGTTTACAAATCCTATAACCTGAAAGTTCCCTACATCTTTTAA